The following coding sequences lie in one Micropterus dolomieu isolate WLL.071019.BEF.003 ecotype Adirondacks linkage group LG15, ASM2129224v1, whole genome shotgun sequence genomic window:
- the LOC123984214 gene encoding DNA replication factor Cdt1-like yields the protein MSQARVTDFFCQRKKGIAGPVKPAKQRGSNAASTRSRSTKNKDALICSSSIHEEFVRVIDEAVGLNDAESTHSAKDSPSSPRTPKRTSADTEFDLGAAVFSATADHSTAKKRRQAEAARDAEAHVPEKATRRKARKKLVLPKDTPQAAAQPLPREVTPQPQAPAATLSGHNPENHFNFHTNSSPQRGQAISKNLGGKASKALCKEDIATLKSRLQRIKKHAEEITSTASVSTSPSCASPPGPAPNNKATSPTSNARTFKFTVARANELAAKAQRRKEEREAEESKQSETPTQDSTEQPAYQRYHTLAQAAPPGLSLPYHYKVLAEMFRSMDTVVSMLYNRCETATFTKIKQGVQDMMHKRFEESHVGQIKTVFPEAYTFRQEKNIPTFNSSIKKGSYQLTVEPVIVSDQNEARPLLSASRLLERRQIFHLNLVSIVKQHHKVFLSTLVPLVSVPEDKLTRWHPRFNVDTVPAVQASSLPLPPHTEKLATAQEVLDKARLLITPKMEKALLSLALKTEDKAAESKGSTSPHNQTIPQTSAPSSAPSAAPAAQVPTALKGVSQSLLDRIRAKEAQKLQAAMTRNPAQEERLLMMSRLPELARIVRTVFVAEKKPALIMEVVCNRMVASYRSALSTGEMEKHIRLLAEVATDWLTIHPIRKDFYLKLNKNMELHVVLDKLSSRLREEERH from the exons ATGTCTCAGGCTCGAGTTACTGATTTCTTTTGCCAGAGAAAGAAAGGCATCGCCGGTCCAGTTAAACCAGCCAAGCAGCGCGGCTCTAACGCTGCCAGCACACGGTCAAGATCCACTAAAAACAAAGACGCTCTCATCTGTTCCTCTTCCATCCATGAAGAGTTTGTCCGGGTTATCGACGAGGCAGTGGGGCTAAACGATGCAGAGTCTACTCACAGCGCGAAAGACTCGCCCTCCAGTCCCCGGACACCGAAGCGGACTTCGGCGGACACGGAGTTTGACCTCGGGGCGGCCGTGTTCTCAGCCACCGCCGACCACAGCACGGCCAAGAAGAGACGGCAAGCGGAGGCCGCCAGAGACGCTGAAGCTCACGTTCCAGAGAAAGCGACGAGGAGGAAGGCCAGGAAGAAGCTGGTCCTCCCGAAGGACACCCCACAG GCTGCAGCCCAGCCCCTGCCCAGGGAGGTGACCCCGCAGCCCCAGGCCCCTGCAGCCACCTTGTCTGGACACAACCCGGAGAACCATTTTAACTTTCACACCAACAGCTCCCCGCAGAGGGGTCAGGCCATCAGCAAGAACCTGGGAGGAAAGGCCAGCAAG GCTCTGTGTAAAGAGGACATCGCAACCCTGAAGTCTCGCCTTCAGAGGATCAAGAAACACGCAGAGGAAATAACCAGCACCGCTTCAGTTTCCACATCCCCCTCTTGCGCCTCTCCCCCTGGTCCAGCACCAAACAACAAAGCTACGTCCCCCACCTCTAATGCCAGGACCTTCAAGTTCACTGTAGCGCGAGCCAATGAGCTCGCAGCTAAAGctcagaggaggaaggaggagagggaggccgAGGAGAGCAAGCAGAGTGAGACACCAACCCAGGACAG TACTGAGCAGCCAGCATACCAGCGGTACCACACCCTTGCCCAGGCGGCCCCCCCTGGTCTCTCCTTGCCATACCACTACAAGGTGCTGGCTGAGATGTTCAGGAGTATGGACACTGTGGTCTCCATGCTGTACAACCGCTGTGAGACCGCCACCTTCACCAAGATCAAACAGGGAGTTCAGGACATGATGCACAA GCGGTTTGAGGAGAGCCACGTGGGGCAGATAAAGACCGTCTTTCCTGAGGCCTACACATTTAGACAGGAGAAAAACATCCCAACCTTCAACAGCAGCATTAAAAAGGGCAGCTACCAGCTCACCGTGGAGCCCGTCATTGTCTCTG ACCAGAATGAAGCTCGTCCTCTTCTGTCGGCCTCTCGTCTCCTTGAAAGAAGACAGATCTTCCACCTGAACCTGGTCTCCATTGTCAAACAGCACCACAAG GTCTTCCTGTCCACGCTGGTTCCTCTGGTGTCTGTTCCAGAAGACAAACTGACCCGCTGGCACCCTCGCTTTAATGTGGACACTGTGCCAGCCGTCCAAGCTAGCTCACTCCCTCTGCCTCCTCATACCGAGAAACTGGCCACAGCTCAGGAGGTGCTGGACAAGGCCCGCTTACTCATCACACCTAAG ATGGAGAAGGCTCTGCTTTCTCTGGCTCTGAAGACAGAAGATAAAGCTGCGGAGAGTAAAGGGTCAACATCTCCACACAACCAAACCATCCCCCAAACATCAGCTCCATCATCGGCTCCATCAGCAGCCCCTGCAGCTCAAGTCCCAACTGCCCTGAAAGGAGTGTCCCAGTCCCTGCTGGACAGG ATTCGGGCAAAGGAAGCCCAGAAGCTCCAGGCAGCCATGACTCGAAACCCCGCCCAGGAGGAGCGCCTGCTGATGATGTCAAGGCTCCCCGAGCTGGCCAGAATTGTCCGGACTGTTTTTGTTGCAGAGAAGAAACCTGCTTTAATAATGGAAGTGGTCTGTAACAGGATGGTGGCCAGCTACAGATCTGCTCTCAGCACAG GTGAAATGGAGAAACATATCCGTCTGCTGGCAGAAGTGGCTACTGACTGGCTGACTATTCATCCAATCAGGAAGGACTTCTACCTGAAGCTGAACAAGAACATGGAGCTCCACGTTGTTCTGGACAAACTGAGCAGCAGActcagggaggaggagagacactgA
- the LOC123984459 gene encoding DNA replication factor Cdt1-like translates to MEKALLSLALKTEDKAAESKGSTSPHNQTIPQTSAPSSAPSAAPAAQVPTALKGVSQSLLDRIRAKEAQKLQAAMTRNPAQEERLLMMSRLPELARIVRTVFVAEKKPALIMEVVCNRMVASYRSALSTGEMEKHIRLLAEVATDWLTIHPIRKDFYLKLNKNMELHVVLDKLSSRLREEERH, encoded by the exons ATGGAGAAGGCTCTGCTTTCTCTGGCTCTGAAGACAGAAGATAAAGCTGCGGAGAGTAAAGGGTCAACATCTCCACACAACCAAACCATCCCCCAAACATCAGCTCCATCATCGGCTCCATCAGCAGCCCCTGCAGCTCAAGTCCCAACTGCCCTGAAAGGAGTGTCCCAGTCCCTGCTGGACAGG ATTCGGGCAAAGGAAGCCCAGAAGCTCCAGGCAGCCATGACTCGAAACCCCGCCCAGGAGGAGCGCCTGCTGATGATGTCAAGGCTCCCCGAGCTGGCCAGAATTGTCCGGACTGTTTTTGTTGCAGAGAAGAAACCTGCTTTAATAATGGAAGTGGTCTGTAACAGGATGGTGGCCAGCTACAGATCTGCTCTCAGCACAG GTGAAATGGAGAAACATATCCGTCTGCTGGCAGAAGTGGCTACTGACTGGCTGACTATTCATCCAATCAGGAAGGACTTCTACCTGAAGCTGAACAAGAACATGGAGCTCCACGTTGTTCTGGACAAACTGAGCAGCAGActcagggaggaggagagacactgA